aaatatgcatacagCTATCCTCTACAATAATTAGGTGATTTGGGCCCTATGAGTTTAGTACTTGGCACACATTTCAAATTCACTGGAGAAACCTGTTCAGTTCTGTTAGTAGGTCTAACTGGTagtcaaaaagaaaacaagaaaaaaagccttAGCCATACCAAGAATTTTCATTCAGAATTTCTTGGCCAAATCCACCATTTCAAAAGAatattgacttttaaaaaaatcagtaacaGGAAAGGGACTTGTCTTTGATTACATATTTAAGTTTGCCTACATATAAGAGAAAGGATACTGTACATTACAAACACTGGTttcataaaataagaaatagtatgcattttgttttgtttttgctttttttcaggAGGGCAGCAATTATGGCTGCAGTGATACCTTGAGCGTGGTCCGAGATGTTTGGCAAAGAAAGGAAGATTGTGCTGGTGCGGTAAATCCGGAGGAGAGGCCTGTTACATCGCAAGGCTCCAACTCTCTTTAGTGCTCTTTCCCTTTTCCCTTCTTTCCTGTGGGGGAATAAAATGCACAACACAGAGAAATCAGCATCAGAGGGAAGTAAAAACAACTTCCCTGGCAGCAAGGTGCTCCAATGAAGCAGCCAACATCAAAGTCTCCAATGGCCTGGCCCACATCACAATTACATGCACAACGTCCAGTCTATTTTCTCTCACATCTATGAAACCTAATTGTGTGATACCACCCAgaagtattattttaattaatctcTATGCAAGATGTATGTGTGATGTGGATACTAATACATTATTAAGCATTTTTGCTACAAAGGAgtgcaaaataaaagtcctcGCACTACCATATTAAATGGAGAATTCCACCAATATCATTACCTTCAATCCCAGGTCTCTAATCACATTAGGACTCTAATGTGATTTTTCCTGACAATGCTACAAACACTTTTTACTTTTGTGCCATAACCTCACCAAGCCAAACTGCTCTTTGGTGAGAAGGTCATCTCATAGCACGAGAGAAAGGTTGTTTTTCTTATTGCAACCAAGGAGCATGGCAAAATCTTTTAAACGGTTTTCAGTAGATATTTCCACATGAAATGCTATCCAGTGGTATCCAATAACTGAGGAACATCCAAGAGTCTCACCATCTGAAATTTTAATAACTCATCATTACTGTACCCCAAGCATGCCCTAGATATTACAGCAGCTGCTTGGAATGCATAAGATTTTTTCTAGCTTATAAGCATGTTCGTGGACTTTCTCCGTTTGCCTTGGCAGCCACAGGCCACTTTTCTTTACCGCATCAAACCGACCTTTGGCCTTTGTCTTGGTCTTTGGGCAGGGTTTGGTCACACTCCTGGTTGTCTGGCACTGAGCATTGTACAGGGCTTTTTTCAGGGTTCCAGATCGGGTCTTCAAGCCAGTGGTCATATCACACTCTCCCCAGCTGCCAAACTTGTACTTGCAGTCGGCTGAAAGGCAAAACAGATACAGCCCTCGTTCATTTTTCTAGCATTCGTATAATTTTACTTATTAAGCCATTGCCATGTTTTTGCTAGACGCAGTTACAGTACAATCATGTGTTGCATATAATTTGACAGaatatacatgcatatgtaatttgcatttcattaaaaaaaaaactctagaTAATCCCTCTTTGACACCGTATAATGCACAAAAGCGATGAGAAAACTAAATCTGCTTTCTTAGAGTACTGCAGATTTATTAGTATAGAAAGAGACATGTATTAATAAAGATTGCATTAAAAAGCATTTCCAGGAAAATGCAATCTCACTTTCAGTATTTGTAACAGCCCTTTCTAATGTAATTAGCTGCCAATTGAGTTTGGGCTTAATACGCTTAATTTGGGATATGGGATGTCCAGTGTCCTCCGTTAATGTTTCATCTTATTAAAAAGCCAAATATATCTTGCATCATCCGAGATTAATATTGAAACACATTATGTCCATATTGGTCAGAGACCATTGCTCCTGCCTGGTGCTAGCTTCAGCCATAAAAGAACCTTAGCTGTGCAGAAACACTAGGACAAGTCCAGGCaacttaaaaaattttttttatttcagatgccAACAGCAGCGCTCTTTTTCAtcatgatgttccaaacagtttattttggccAGCCTATGGTTTGGccttttaaccacatgtgaaccgtttgattacaaatctaaaattgcacCGTACAGAGCCCATCCCATGATCTTTGCCATTTTTGGCAGTTCTATTACTTTCGCaatttttttaccatttctgCAATTTCCTCCCCAGTTAGTGCTTACTGTGACTTTTTGGCAGTTCTGGATGGGAACTGTCAACCTTGACACAGCCTACAGAGTGATTTGTAGCCTACAGCATTTTCACAATATTGCCCAGTGCTGGGAGGAACACAGTGTGGCAATGTAGACTCTAGAATGTGCTGAGATCAAGATACCAGTCCTTGCCAGTTGTTATGTTTGAAGGCCCCCGTCAACAGAGTTGTTGCTCAGCTCTCCTTCCCCCGTTGCAGTAAAGTGTCAGTGACAATACATTTCATCAGACTCAAACCTCgcaatttacaaaacattaaaagcatACAAATGGACCCACGGTAGTGAAgtcctgttttattattttactagACCTAATGCATTTTGAGCATGATGTAGTTCACGTTCTAAGGCAAAAAGCATACTTTCTTTCCACGATGGACCGAAATGCAATTTTCACCGGTCCATCAATGCATTTTACTGGAATTTGTTCCATAGCGTCAACTgcccattgatttttttttttttttttacttcacgcACCTGTTACTGCTTCTGCAGTTGTGAATGTTCAGTCATTTCGCATATGAGatctattatttaaaaataattgttttatatgATGCACACTGAACAACTGAACCCTCAAGATTGCTTAGAATTGATTGGATTTCTATCCTTCATGAGACCAACTATGCTGAAAACTCACCTTAAGCCAGCTGAAATACTGTAGCTACAGACTGCGAAGCCAGATTTCTGAAACTAACATCATTAcccataaaacaataaattgcTAAAGCagccatgtaaaaataaatgaagctaAACACATTTAGTCACAACTTATTTTCAAATATCACGCCCTAAGTACTGTAAAGTGATTTCAAGCACTCAAATCCTTGTGTACTCATATCCATCCCTAATTAAGTCCCAggattaatataaaaaatttcttgatatttaaaaaatcttgaaaATTCGAACTTTCCTGTTTGGCATGCCAAATGGgaaatatttgcaatatataAATGTCATAGCACAATAtgctacacaaaacacataaaataagaaaaaatccTTACAGTATTTTTCAGTCTCAACAGTCACTAAAAAACATCTGCACATGAAGTACTGAAACGATCACAAGAGGAGCCGTTAGCACTTGACACAAAGCATACTTTCATTTAAAGAACAGGGTGTCCCCAACTTACCGCCAAACTCCTTCTTCCAGTTGCAAGGAACTTTGCACTTGAGCTTCTTGGTCTGATCGTTGCAGGTGCCCTCTCTGACTCCAAGGCCGCAGTCTCCATTGTTGGGCACACAGTTGCCATAGGTCCATTCTGTGCAGTCAGATGTTGCCTTGGCACCTTTGCCTCTCTCTGCACCAAAATTTTGAAACATCTGAATTTAAACATGTACATATTGTGTCTTGGGATGTATGCTAAAAGTAATAATTTATTAGTTTAATTACAAGCCATTGCATGGATAGTAGATTATTAGTAAACTGGATAGTGAACAATAAGTGCATTCGATTAGTATTATCTGATAGTTTGGAAGCAGTTAGCCTGATGTTCTTCACCTTTCTTGCCCCTTCCAGCTTCTGCAGTCACCATCATTAAGGCCACCACCACTACAAGAACAACTGATAACATACCCCGCATtctacagagagagatagcatgatagagagatgggagagagaggggggagagagaaagagggattaTTACAGTCACAACCGCAAAATGAGAAAATCAATATTACCTCTGGTCTGAGGCAGATCTTATGCAATTGCCTCTGACTTGTTCTTAAAATTACAGATCCCCTTGAACCATCTTTGCAGAGAGAATTGTGCATTTAGTGTGTGAACATTTAAAGACAGCATTCTGATTCCGACAAGAAGAATGTATTACCTTCTGAAATCACAGTCTAAGGATGGCACTCAGTATCTAGGTGTTCAAGTCTGTTTAATGTGTACTGTAACAACAAATTTAAAGCCAACTGATTCATTGCATGTTCTCTGACTAACTCAAATACATTTGTTAcatcaaataaatgtttataatggaaCCATTTTCAGTATAAACTGTTTCACTGATGCTTCCTTCCCGAGAGGAAGACCTTCAACGGTGGCATATTTCTATGTGATGCAAGTGACAGAAGAATAATATTCATTGTTTATATGTCCACTTTTTCAATATGATTTACATACTGATAGAAAAGACACtgtcatttttgcatttcagtCAAAACAAGGTTTGTTATGATGTGAAATTATGAATACAAATGTACTGCTGTAGCTTGGGAGAAGACAAAGGCTAAATGACACTGGGGTTAAGTGGaagcaaaataattgttaaagCACGcccaaataaaacacttttttcatcTTCAACTTACTAGATCCAGTATGCTGAAATAACTGCAATTGTTGTTTAATTTAACTTGAATATAACTTTAAAACTACTTCTGGAATGTAACTGATTAGTATGTTTCCTTATAAGCAAAAGGAGTTGAGAAAAGGAGTTCCtgatatacatttaaaatatactgtaaagaAATTGTTTATATAATTGTTCATATATTGAAATACtccatataaatgtaatttcagatacaaatatatgttattttttttttttactaaactcTATGAGCCTAAGTCAACACTATCTTCAATGTAATGATCTTTAGAGACTATCACTATATTTGCAAATACAGAATAAGGTGAACTATTTTTATGAACAAAGTTTAAAGTAGTCATTTCAACTTTCAATGTTAAtaagtaaaaaatttaaatcaaatcaGGTACCTTTCTGTACGCAAACTCAAGAAACAAACAAGATTAATTTAAGATACCTTTGGATGACTGAACTATTTCATGAAATATCCACCTGTATTACTCAAAATTATGTGAATGCCATGCATCGGCAGTAGTCAATACATTCCTTCCAACCAACTGGTTACATGGGCTATTGTACTGGAAGAGTGCAAACAAGAGGCAGTGACACAGCAGTTTCTCAATTGTCAGTTTACTCTGACAAAGAAAACACGCTTGGGCCTTCAGTGGGTGAAACTAGCATTAAAGCAAGGGAGAGGACACACATACTACACTGAAACTGACCACCTGCAAAAACTACTGATAAAAGAAGGGAATGTTAGGTGTACAGTACAGGTCAGGACAGTATCTTTATCTCTGCTTTCTTTGATGGTCACAAGAATCTATTGTGTGTGCCCACAGAGACCAAGTGATGGAGTCACAAGTGGTAGCTGCTACTGTGTCAGTGAATAGGGAGGATGCTGTTGGGTGCCCAGCAGGACTGGCCTCCTGGGGTGTCTTCAGAGGTGAATTAACAGTGCTTGAGGTGtcctagacacacacactcaacttTTTCCTCAAAGTTTTAGGTTCATTTGCCCTCCTCCTGCGGTGACCTTCCTGCCGTTCAATCGAGAGCAAACCGCTATTATTGAGAGAACATCTTGGGACTGGCTGTAAATGGTAACCATGGCAATCAAAAATACACTGCACAATAGATAGCACAATGTTGAAGCCAGAAAACGAAAATACATCCACAATGCATATGCAAGCCCTCATTACAGAATGGAAATGACACTTAAGGCACTAGTGTTAGCTCTATTAGCCACCACATGCAATAAACAGTATGCAATGAGTCATCGGTACTCTGTACCATAGCTATCAAGGAAATACCTGCCTAGTTTTGACATGCTTTGAAAAGTGGCACTTACTACTCAAGCAAAAAGCATTTCCACACAGTAATTGGCTCTTTTATACATAGCATACACTTATCCCTGGGGTAATAACAGTTAAACAagttcaaattcaaacaaaagtCAAATGCCAAAAGGTGATGAAATAAGCTACCAAAATTTCagtactggaaaaaaataaaaataaaaataaaaaacagcaccaaaatatatttataaaaggaaaataatctGGCCAAATCCCAAAAGTGTGTCATTTGATTGGATGGGGGTATTTGAATCTGCATTACTGAGAAGGAGACAATATTTGGCTCCCATTTGAACTTTATGGATGTTACGTACCTAAAGGCAATCCCAAAACTCTTATATTGAATTTCCTGAAAGCATCTGTGATCTTGAatgctcatt
This region of Anguilla anguilla isolate fAngAng1 chromosome 5, fAngAng1.pri, whole genome shotgun sequence genomic DNA includes:
- the mdka gene encoding midkine a, coding for MRGMLSVVLVVVVALMMVTAEAGRGKKERGKGAKATSDCTEWTYGNCVPNNGDCGLGVREGTCNDQTKKLKCKVPCNWKKEFGADCKYKFGSWGECDMTTGLKTRSGTLKKALYNAQCQTTRSVTKPCPKTKTKAKGKKGKGKEH